In Microbacterium foliorum, the following proteins share a genomic window:
- a CDS encoding PH domain-containing protein has product MTQPVTLGGRPTMPPPGAPAEELLIARFRTHARRLFWSALVLIAVFGATTFFYDNLPAPFENWMLLTAAGGIVLLLVVVPWVVWYSRSVTLTTRRVIVNHGIGARNRQEMSHARGYTIGVRRGVIQRMWGVGTITLSNGVDAPLRLANVPNVTLVHETLADQIEVSQILAHRDAQAGNDGTAGF; this is encoded by the coding sequence GTGACTCAGCCCGTGACTCTCGGCGGTAGGCCGACGATGCCACCGCCGGGTGCGCCCGCCGAAGAGCTGCTCATCGCTCGGTTCCGCACACACGCCCGGCGGCTCTTCTGGTCGGCTCTGGTGCTGATCGCCGTGTTCGGTGCCACGACCTTCTTCTATGACAATCTGCCGGCGCCGTTCGAGAACTGGATGCTGCTGACTGCAGCCGGGGGGATAGTCCTCCTGCTGGTGGTCGTGCCCTGGGTCGTCTGGTACTCGCGTTCGGTGACGCTCACCACTCGACGGGTCATCGTGAACCACGGCATCGGTGCACGCAACAGGCAGGAGATGTCGCACGCTCGCGGCTACACGATCGGCGTGCGCCGCGGCGTGATCCAGCGCATGTGGGGCGTCGGCACTATCACGCTCTCCAACGGGGTCGACGCGCCGCTGCGCCTTGCCAACGTGCCGAATGTGACGCTCGTGCACGAGACACTCGCCGATCAGATCGAGGTCAGCCAGATTCTCGCGCACCGCGATGCGCAGGCGGGCAACGACGGGACCGCGGGGTTCTGA
- a CDS encoding carbon-nitrogen hydrolase family protein, whose protein sequence is MTETASAAVPVAVCQFAPTSSREDNRDRIAELTADAAVRGARLIVFPEYSSYFVDPMDATLAENAETLDGEFVSTLIALASDYGVVIVAGLAERASDATHVRNTVVAVRGDGILATYRKQHLYDAFGQTESDWVEAGEVGGAATFELAGLRFGLMTCYDLRFPEVSRTLIDAGADALVVPAEWVRGPLKEHHWTTLLAARAIENTAYVIAADHPAPIGVGHSQIVDPQGVVLAGVGTTEGIAVAVVERVAIERVRAVNPSLRVRRYSVGPR, encoded by the coding sequence ATGACCGAGACCGCTTCCGCCGCCGTTCCCGTCGCCGTCTGCCAGTTCGCGCCCACGTCCTCGCGGGAGGACAATCGTGACCGCATCGCGGAGTTGACTGCGGATGCCGCGGTGCGCGGTGCGCGCCTGATCGTCTTCCCCGAGTACTCGAGCTACTTCGTGGATCCGATGGACGCCACTCTGGCTGAGAACGCCGAGACGCTGGATGGCGAGTTCGTCTCGACGCTGATCGCCCTGGCGTCCGACTACGGCGTGGTGATCGTCGCCGGGCTTGCCGAGCGCGCCTCAGACGCGACGCACGTGCGCAACACGGTCGTCGCGGTGCGAGGCGACGGAATCCTCGCGACCTACCGAAAGCAGCACCTGTACGACGCGTTCGGTCAGACCGAGTCCGACTGGGTCGAGGCGGGGGAGGTCGGGGGCGCCGCGACGTTCGAGCTCGCCGGACTCCGTTTCGGGCTGATGACCTGTTACGACCTGCGCTTCCCCGAGGTGTCGCGCACTCTGATCGACGCGGGCGCCGACGCCCTCGTGGTCCCGGCCGAGTGGGTGCGGGGTCCGCTCAAGGAGCACCACTGGACGACGCTGCTGGCCGCCCGAGCGATCGAGAACACCGCATACGTGATCGCCGCGGACCATCCGGCCCCGATCGGGGTCGGGCACTCGCAGATCGTCGATCCGCAGGGCGTCGTGCTCGCCGGAGTCGGAACGACCGAGGGCATCGCGGTCGCCGTTGTCGAGCGGGTTGCCATCGAGCGCGTGCGCGCCGTGAACCCGTCGCTGCGGGTGCGCAGATACTCCGTCGGGCCACGCTGA
- a CDS encoding glycosyltransferase family 2 protein, with amino-acid sequence MPVLNERAYLEHAIASVLTQELTVPAELVLALGPSTDGTTELAQRLAAEDDRIRLVENPAAHIPVGLNAAIRASRFATIVRVDAHSELAPGYAALALETLERTGAANVGGVMRADGRTPFQTSVARLYNSPVGLGGGAYHGGTHEGEAESAYLGVMRRTVLEEVGLFDESIRRGEDWELNLRIRQAGHLVWFDPNLSVTYWPRESWSRLARQFRATGAWRGELVRRYGRRNGIRFFAPPALVILLAVAVVTGILQLAGVLSGVLSLIISAVVHLPLVAYLLLVVLVACLPGGGGPRQRLWTLLVLPTMHLSWGLGFLGGVLRGARDTVDASRLGTRNTPLP; translated from the coding sequence ATGCCCGTGCTCAACGAGCGCGCCTACCTGGAGCACGCGATCGCCTCCGTGCTGACGCAGGAGCTGACGGTCCCGGCCGAACTCGTGCTCGCACTCGGCCCGTCGACCGATGGCACGACGGAACTCGCTCAGCGTCTCGCCGCGGAAGACGACCGGATCCGACTCGTCGAGAACCCCGCCGCACACATCCCCGTCGGATTGAATGCGGCGATCCGGGCCAGCCGCTTCGCGACGATCGTCCGCGTCGACGCGCATTCCGAGCTCGCTCCCGGTTATGCGGCGCTCGCGCTGGAGACCCTCGAGCGCACGGGGGCCGCGAACGTCGGTGGTGTGATGCGCGCCGACGGCCGCACGCCGTTTCAGACGTCTGTGGCGCGCCTCTACAACTCGCCGGTCGGTCTCGGCGGAGGCGCGTATCACGGTGGCACTCACGAGGGCGAAGCCGAATCCGCGTACCTCGGCGTCATGCGCCGGACGGTGCTGGAAGAGGTGGGGCTCTTCGACGAGTCGATCCGCCGTGGCGAGGATTGGGAGCTCAACCTCCGGATCCGTCAGGCAGGACACCTCGTCTGGTTCGACCCGAACCTCTCCGTGACCTACTGGCCTCGCGAGAGCTGGTCGCGCCTCGCGCGTCAGTTCCGAGCGACCGGAGCATGGCGTGGCGAGCTCGTGCGCCGATACGGGCGCCGCAACGGCATCCGCTTCTTCGCTCCCCCGGCGCTGGTGATCCTCCTCGCCGTCGCCGTCGTCACCGGGATCCTGCAGCTCGCCGGCGTCCTCAGCGGAGTCCTCTCACTCATCATCTCGGCCGTCGTGCACCTGCCACTGGTGGCATACCTGTTGCTCGTCGTTCTCGTCGCCTGCCTGCCAGGCGGGGGCGGTCCCCGCCAGAGGCTGTGGACCCTGCTGGTGCTGCCCACCATGCACCTCTCGTGGGGCCTCGGCTTCCTCGGGGGCGTGCTGCGGGGCGCTCGCGACACCGTCGACGCATCGCGACTCGGCACCCGCAACACGCCACTCCCCTAG
- a CDS encoding CDP-glycerol glycerophosphotransferase family protein — protein MTTARIDEAAETLVIAGAGQRPTTAELVGPRARVDARITGGGKTWKATFPLRASRWGGPELPLPTGDYELRIADAEFGDLLIAPEVLAGVRIAVEGATVRIAAPIDPAYETSEGQATLEGRYVSHPGATENAVFFESFYGRTVGCNPQAIDRALFAQAPDVVRYWSVVDLSVAVPEGAIAVVEGSPEWWRARAASRLLVVNDWLRRRFVRKPGQKVLQTWHGTPLKRLALHRPGFDPRRMAAVVKESRRWDVLLAQNTYSERILRKAYAFLGRPIWVEGYPRNDALVTGDARAIRADLGIADGERVLLYAPTWRDDRTEMVDFIDPEDLARQTDAVVLVRGHSRTIDTGRDRAGARVIDVTGYPETSKLLLAADVLITDYSSVMFDFSVTGKPMFFLVPDLDHYRGELRGFYFDLATRAPGPLVHSQDELVAALADSAHESVYAERYRAWRAQFNPRDDGHAAGRVVARILDQGYVAR, from the coding sequence ATGACCACGGCCCGGATCGATGAGGCGGCAGAGACGCTGGTCATCGCAGGCGCCGGTCAGCGCCCGACCACGGCGGAGCTGGTCGGGCCGCGCGCCCGCGTCGACGCTCGGATCACCGGTGGGGGCAAGACCTGGAAGGCGACGTTCCCGCTGCGCGCGTCGCGGTGGGGCGGCCCGGAGCTTCCGCTGCCCACGGGGGACTACGAGCTGCGCATCGCGGATGCCGAGTTCGGCGATCTCCTCATCGCCCCGGAGGTGCTGGCGGGTGTGCGGATCGCCGTCGAGGGTGCCACGGTGCGCATCGCGGCGCCTATCGACCCCGCCTATGAGACGAGCGAGGGGCAGGCGACTCTCGAGGGGCGCTATGTCTCGCATCCCGGAGCCACCGAGAACGCCGTCTTCTTCGAGAGCTTCTACGGCCGCACCGTCGGCTGCAACCCGCAGGCGATCGACCGGGCCCTTTTCGCGCAGGCGCCGGATGTCGTGCGTTACTGGAGCGTCGTCGACCTGTCCGTGGCGGTTCCGGAGGGGGCGATCGCGGTCGTCGAGGGCAGCCCGGAGTGGTGGCGGGCCCGCGCTGCGTCGCGGCTGCTGGTCGTCAACGACTGGCTGCGTCGCCGGTTCGTCCGCAAACCGGGTCAGAAGGTGCTGCAGACCTGGCACGGCACCCCGCTGAAGCGGCTCGCCCTGCATCGACCCGGGTTCGATCCTCGTCGCATGGCGGCCGTCGTCAAGGAATCTCGCCGCTGGGATGTGCTCCTGGCCCAGAACACGTACTCCGAGCGTATTCTCCGCAAGGCATACGCCTTCCTGGGGCGGCCGATCTGGGTCGAGGGGTATCCGAGGAACGATGCCCTCGTCACCGGTGACGCCCGTGCGATCCGCGCCGACCTCGGCATCGCCGACGGCGAGCGGGTGCTGCTGTACGCCCCCACGTGGCGCGATGATCGGACCGAGATGGTCGACTTCATCGACCCGGAGGATCTGGCGAGGCAGACCGACGCCGTCGTGCTGGTGCGCGGTCACTCGCGCACGATCGACACCGGACGGGATCGAGCCGGCGCCCGCGTGATCGACGTCACCGGGTACCCCGAGACCTCGAAGCTCCTGCTCGCGGCCGACGTGCTGATCACCGACTACTCGTCGGTCATGTTCGATTTCAGCGTGACGGGAAAGCCCATGTTCTTCCTCGTTCCCGACCTCGACCACTACCGAGGAGAGCTCCGAGGGTTCTACTTCGATCTCGCGACGCGCGCGCCGGGACCGCTCGTCCACTCGCAGGACGAACTCGTCGCCGCGCTGGCCGACAGCGCGCACGAGAGCGTCTACGCCGAGCGATACCGCGCCTGGCGGGCGCAGTTCAACCCGCGGGACGACGGGCACGCGGCCGGCCGGGTCGTCGCACGCATTCTCGACCAGGGGTACGTCGCCCGGTGA
- a CDS encoding CDP-glycerol glycerophosphotransferase family protein: MGAVSDAKKAYRLLKRALASRKAVQRVRRRLAEREPHQPGQYQVAVYFADGDVNMYQMRQWYRPLAELSKRWPVVVLSRSATGADKLLDEDGPPVAFVPTIRDLERFISSQDIRVVLYVNQNTRNFQMFRYGRRWHVFINHGESDKMYMTTNQYKAYDYALVAGQAARDRLSRTLWDWDIDQRTIEIGRPQADHYSGTLPYVPDERTVVLYAPTWEGDRPSAHYGSIATHGETLVKTLLASRGHRVIYRPHPRSGVVDGEYGAAHRRIIAAIAAANAADPTAQHVYDNGAELGWQLAAADVAVVDISAMVYDRLAVGKPLMITRPADERASIDTNGYLSDCEWLSADAAGDIVAEVERVRADEVAIARLRMWVQHYFGDTTPGAATAKFHAAIERLMQEWEHWQANEIGAVRTDEDDDDEEADEEEV; encoded by the coding sequence ATGGGTGCAGTGTCCGACGCGAAGAAGGCTTACCGTCTGCTGAAGCGGGCGCTCGCCTCCCGCAAGGCTGTGCAGCGAGTGCGACGGCGCCTCGCCGAACGCGAACCGCACCAGCCGGGGCAGTACCAGGTGGCGGTGTACTTCGCCGACGGCGACGTGAACATGTACCAGATGAGGCAGTGGTACCGACCGCTCGCCGAGCTGTCGAAGCGCTGGCCGGTCGTCGTGCTGTCGCGTTCGGCGACCGGTGCCGACAAGCTGCTCGACGAGGACGGCCCGCCGGTCGCCTTCGTTCCCACGATCCGTGACCTCGAGAGGTTCATCTCATCGCAGGACATCCGTGTCGTCCTGTATGTGAACCAGAACACCCGGAACTTCCAGATGTTCCGCTACGGCAGACGCTGGCACGTGTTCATCAACCACGGCGAGTCCGACAAGATGTACATGACCACGAATCAGTACAAGGCGTATGACTACGCTCTCGTCGCCGGGCAAGCCGCGCGCGACCGCCTGTCGAGGACTCTCTGGGACTGGGACATCGATCAGCGCACGATCGAGATCGGTCGCCCGCAGGCCGACCACTACTCGGGCACGCTTCCCTACGTGCCGGACGAGCGCACGGTCGTGCTCTACGCCCCGACGTGGGAAGGCGACCGCCCGAGCGCGCACTACGGGTCGATCGCCACGCACGGCGAGACGCTTGTCAAGACGCTGCTCGCATCCCGCGGCCACCGCGTGATCTACCGGCCGCACCCTCGGAGCGGAGTCGTCGACGGCGAGTACGGCGCAGCGCACCGTCGCATCATCGCGGCCATCGCCGCGGCGAACGCCGCAGATCCCACTGCGCAGCACGTGTACGACAACGGGGCGGAACTCGGATGGCAGTTGGCTGCCGCCGACGTGGCCGTGGTCGACATCTCGGCGATGGTCTACGACCGCCTGGCCGTCGGCAAGCCGCTGATGATCACGCGACCGGCAGACGAGCGCGCGTCGATCGACACCAACGGCTATCTGTCGGACTGCGAGTGGCTCAGCGCGGACGCTGCGGGCGACATCGTCGCCGAGGTCGAACGCGTCCGTGCCGACGAGGTGGCCATCGCCAGGCTGCGCATGTGGGTGCAGCACTACTTCGGCGACACGACGCCGGGAGCGGCGACAGCGAAGTTCCACGCCGCGATCGAACGCCTCATGCAGGAGTGGGAGCACTGGCAGGCGAACGAGATCGGCGCGGTGCGCACCGACGAGGACGACGACGACGAAGAGGCCGACGAAGAGGAGGTCTGA
- a CDS encoding CDP-glycerol glycerophosphotransferase family protein — protein MASFSFGSGNAAKLLRIPLYLVGRLGTLLIPRGTRWVFGCGAGIGDGALALQRLVAAEGHDTVWLTSSDREDSDAAALGLPATRKGSLRGWWATARARVVVVTHGLGDVNRYAVSGAFVVQLWHGIPLKRIGLDSPATTQVPSIPGAPVLRRLVGILYRRAAQRIRVLPAASHRSRGRLESAFALGDGRVVVTGEPRVDVLSSGDPTERRAKASDLLDRVLGGLPTGSRTILYAPTWRDGADDPAIPTAAQWVRIIRVLEERDAVLLVRSHPLGEGGYAPPLPSRRVRMLGAALLPDVTPVLPAVDVLITDYSSLAYDVGLLRMPVLFLAPDAEDYARTRGFYGRFQDVAGEDAPTSWDALLPQLSALLDDDDVFTAQSERSGTLSAEMHAFRDGGNTRRVYETIRARGIPAPKGAA, from the coding sequence GTGGCGTCCTTCTCTTTCGGCTCCGGCAATGCGGCCAAGCTGCTTCGGATACCGCTCTACCTCGTCGGGCGACTCGGCACGCTCTTGATCCCGCGGGGTACGCGCTGGGTGTTCGGGTGCGGCGCCGGCATCGGAGACGGTGCTCTCGCCCTGCAGCGCCTCGTAGCGGCAGAGGGGCACGACACCGTATGGCTCACTTCCTCCGATCGGGAGGACAGCGACGCCGCGGCACTCGGTCTTCCTGCGACACGCAAGGGCAGCCTGCGAGGTTGGTGGGCGACGGCGCGTGCCCGCGTCGTCGTGGTCACGCACGGCCTCGGCGACGTGAACCGCTATGCGGTGTCCGGTGCTTTCGTCGTGCAGCTGTGGCACGGGATCCCGCTCAAGCGCATCGGACTCGATTCGCCCGCGACCACGCAGGTCCCGAGCATCCCCGGCGCCCCGGTGCTGCGCCGCCTCGTCGGCATCCTCTACCGGCGTGCGGCTCAGCGGATCCGAGTCCTGCCGGCCGCATCGCACCGTTCGAGGGGACGTCTCGAGTCGGCGTTCGCGCTCGGTGACGGTCGAGTCGTCGTCACTGGCGAGCCGCGTGTCGACGTGCTGTCCTCCGGTGATCCGACAGAGCGTCGAGCGAAGGCATCCGACCTTCTGGACCGAGTGCTCGGCGGTCTGCCGACCGGTTCTCGCACCATCCTCTACGCGCCGACGTGGCGTGACGGAGCCGACGACCCGGCGATTCCGACGGCTGCCCAGTGGGTGCGGATCATCCGGGTGCTCGAAGAGCGCGACGCGGTGCTGCTGGTTCGCTCCCATCCGCTCGGCGAGGGCGGCTATGCGCCCCCGCTGCCCAGCCGAAGGGTCAGGATGCTCGGGGCCGCCCTTCTGCCCGATGTCACGCCCGTGCTTCCGGCGGTCGACGTCCTGATCACCGACTACTCTTCGCTGGCCTACGACGTGGGGCTGCTGAGGATGCCGGTGCTCTTCCTCGCCCCGGACGCCGAGGACTACGCCCGTACAAGAGGCTTCTACGGCCGATTCCAGGACGTCGCGGGCGAGGACGCCCCGACCAGCTGGGATGCGCTTCTGCCGCAGCTGTCGGCACTGCTGGACGATGACGACGTCTTCACCGCGCAGTCCGAGCGTTCGGGTACGCTCAGCGCGGAGATGCACGCCTTCCGCGACGGAGGCAACACCCGGCGCGTCTACGAGACAATACGTGCGCGGGGGATCCCCGCGCCGAAGGGAGCAGCATGA
- a CDS encoding aminotransferase class I/II-fold pyridoxal phosphate-dependent enzyme yields MSVIPGAWRRTAAGAGLLAPDGSVAPTIFAEMSAAAARTGAINLGQGFPDEDGPAEVLDAAREAISRGVNQYPPGRGNPDLLEAISEHQRRFYGLEVDPSREVIVTAGATEALTASLLALIDGPEDEVIVFEPYYDSYAAAVALAGARLRTVPLRAPDFQPDLDLLAATVSDRTRIILINDPHNPTGAVFDHEVLAEVVRLAELHDAIIVTDEVYEHLAFARPHTPIATLPGAAERTLTISSAGKTFSATGWKIGWVHGPAELITAVLTVKQYLTYVNGSPFQPAIAVGLRLGDDFFTGAAATLAHKHEILGAGLRAAGFAVFPPQGGYFTVADASALGGTDAAEFCRALPERAGVVAIPLTAFVAEAHRDDYAGLVRFAACKRVEILEEAAKRLVSSF; encoded by the coding sequence ATGAGTGTCATCCCCGGAGCATGGCGGCGCACGGCAGCGGGTGCCGGTCTGCTCGCACCAGACGGAAGCGTCGCGCCCACCATCTTCGCAGAGATGTCGGCCGCGGCGGCCCGAACCGGTGCGATCAATCTCGGGCAGGGCTTTCCCGATGAGGACGGCCCCGCAGAGGTTCTGGACGCTGCCAGGGAGGCGATCTCCCGCGGAGTGAATCAGTACCCGCCCGGCAGAGGGAACCCCGATCTGCTCGAGGCGATCAGCGAGCACCAGCGGCGCTTCTACGGCCTGGAGGTGGACCCTTCGCGCGAGGTCATCGTGACGGCCGGCGCGACCGAGGCGCTGACCGCGTCTCTGCTCGCGCTCATCGACGGTCCGGAAGACGAGGTGATCGTCTTCGAGCCCTACTACGACTCGTATGCGGCCGCGGTCGCTCTCGCCGGCGCCCGGCTGCGCACCGTGCCGTTGAGAGCACCCGACTTCCAGCCGGACCTCGACCTGCTGGCGGCCACGGTCTCCGACCGCACGCGCATCATCCTGATCAACGATCCCCACAACCCCACCGGCGCCGTCTTCGATCACGAGGTGCTCGCGGAGGTCGTCCGTCTCGCGGAGCTGCACGACGCGATCATCGTGACCGACGAGGTCTACGAGCATCTCGCCTTCGCACGCCCGCACACCCCGATCGCGACGCTTCCCGGCGCTGCCGAGCGCACGCTCACGATCTCCTCCGCGGGCAAGACGTTCTCGGCCACCGGCTGGAAGATCGGGTGGGTGCACGGGCCCGCAGAGCTCATCACCGCCGTGCTGACCGTCAAGCAGTACCTGACATACGTCAACGGCTCGCCGTTCCAGCCGGCCATCGCCGTGGGCCTGCGGCTCGGAGACGACTTCTTCACCGGTGCCGCGGCGACGTTGGCGCACAAGCACGAGATCCTCGGTGCGGGTCTCCGCGCTGCGGGGTTCGCCGTGTTCCCGCCGCAGGGCGGCTACTTCACCGTCGCCGACGCATCAGCACTCGGCGGTACGGATGCCGCCGAGTTCTGCCGCGCGCTTCCTGAGCGCGCGGGAGTCGTGGCGATCCCCCTGACCGCCTTCGTTGCTGAGGCGCACCGCGACGACTACGCCGGGCTCGTGCGCTTCGCGGCGTGCAAACGCGTCGAGATCCTCGAGGAGGCGGCGAAGAGGCTCGTGTCGAGCTTCTGA
- a CDS encoding trypsin-like peptidase domain-containing protein: MNEDSTQDHSAPASNDAAPSTEAAEVVDRSTTDAAAETPGIVTASGPHQGHHVPSSFASSPAPAFEAPSAPVATAAPTVPQPYFGTPGQQPGQLPGQHQAPVGGPTATSPGAAFGLHTGAEPGQPVDGSTKVKETKPRAGVKFAAIVLAAALVGGVAGFGGGAILNGISNQGSTGVAQGPDTITVNNPGSVNETTAVATAALPSVVTIEVAGSDQGGSGSGVIISDDGYVLTNTHVVTLGGAVADPTIRVTTSDGRIFSATVVGTDPIYDLAVIKLEDATDLTPIDFADSSKLNVGDTAVALGAPLGLSNSVTTGIVSALNRSIQIASSALPDSTSEDAPQNEQETPEEGEGPFQFDLPGNTSQQTSESISIAVIQTDAAINHGNSGGALVNGKGELIGINVAIASSGSSEESGSIGIGFAIPANIAQRVSEEIIENGAASHGLLGASVRDAASVENADVSGAYIAEVTGGGAAAAGGLKADDVVTAFNGVPITSASDLTAQVRAAAAGSEAKVTYIRGGKEYEIEVTLGALAG, encoded by the coding sequence ATGAACGAAGACAGCACCCAGGACCACTCGGCACCTGCGTCGAATGACGCAGCGCCGTCCACCGAGGCAGCAGAGGTCGTCGACCGTTCGACGACGGATGCCGCCGCTGAGACTCCCGGCATCGTCACCGCTTCGGGACCACACCAGGGACACCACGTCCCCTCGTCTTTCGCGTCGTCGCCCGCTCCGGCATTCGAGGCGCCGAGCGCCCCGGTGGCGACCGCAGCCCCGACCGTGCCCCAGCCCTACTTCGGAACTCCAGGACAGCAGCCAGGACAGCTGCCAGGACAGCACCAGGCGCCCGTCGGCGGCCCGACCGCGACGTCCCCCGGTGCCGCATTCGGTCTCCACACCGGAGCCGAGCCCGGTCAGCCGGTCGATGGCTCCACGAAGGTCAAGGAGACGAAGCCCCGCGCCGGAGTGAAGTTCGCCGCGATCGTCCTCGCGGCCGCCCTCGTCGGCGGCGTTGCGGGGTTCGGTGGCGGAGCGATCCTCAACGGGATCTCGAATCAGGGGTCCACGGGCGTGGCACAGGGTCCCGACACCATCACGGTGAACAACCCCGGCTCCGTCAACGAGACGACCGCCGTCGCGACCGCAGCGCTCCCGTCGGTCGTCACCATCGAGGTGGCCGGCTCCGATCAGGGCGGCAGCGGTTCGGGCGTCATCATCAGCGACGACGGCTACGTGCTCACGAACACCCACGTGGTGACCCTCGGCGGCGCCGTGGCCGATCCGACGATCCGGGTCACCACCTCGGACGGTCGCATCTTCTCGGCGACGGTCGTCGGGACCGACCCGATCTATGACCTCGCCGTGATCAAGCTCGAGGATGCGACGGATCTCACCCCGATCGACTTCGCCGACTCGTCGAAGCTCAACGTCGGTGACACCGCGGTGGCGCTGGGCGCGCCGCTCGGTCTGTCGAACTCGGTCACGACCGGCATCGTCAGCGCGCTGAACCGCAGCATCCAGATCGCGTCGTCGGCTCTGCCCGATTCGACCTCGGAGGACGCTCCGCAGAACGAGCAGGAGACGCCTGAAGAGGGCGAAGGACCCTTCCAGTTCGACCTGCCGGGCAACACATCTCAGCAGACGTCTGAGTCGATCTCGATCGCAGTGATCCAGACGGATGCCGCGATCAACCACGGGAACTCCGGTGGCGCGCTCGTGAACGGCAAGGGCGAGCTGATCGGCATCAACGTCGCGATCGCGAGCTCCGGGAGCTCCGAGGAGTCGGGGTCGATCGGAATCGGGTTCGCGATCCCCGCCAACATCGCCCAGCGCGTGTCAGAGGAGATCATCGAGAACGGCGCAGCCAGCCACGGCCTGCTCGGCGCGTCGGTCAGAGACGCGGCCAGCGTCGAGAACGCCGACGTCTCTGGTGCGTACATCGCCGAGGTCACCGGTGGTGGCGCCGCCGCCGCTGGCGGGCTGAAGGCCGACGATGTGGTGACCGCCTTCAACGGAGTCCCCATCACGAGCGCCAGCGACCTGACGGCGCAGGTGCGCGCAGCCGCCGCGGGCAGCGAGGCGAAGGTCACGTACATCCGCGGAGGCAAGGAGTACGAGATCGAAGTCACCCTCGGCGCGCTCGCCGGCTGA
- a CDS encoding biotin--[acetyl-CoA-carboxylase] ligase yields MELPLTAAVASHLEVLTDAGSTNEILSERARESLTTPPHLSVLLTDNQTAGRGRLGRSWTAAPGASLAVSVLLRRLPSGDARGWIPLAAGVAMADAIAEQLPDHEVAVKWPNDVLVDGRKICGILTQATHDAVVVGTGVNTAMTESQLPVPTATSFAVLGVAADADRLLATYLRGLDELVADLAAAGDAVSSGLHAAASRRCATIGLDVRVSLPGGSVLVGTATALDADGRLLVRAGGAERPISAGDVVHVRPA; encoded by the coding sequence ATGGAACTCCCCCTCACGGCGGCGGTCGCTTCGCATCTCGAGGTGCTGACCGACGCCGGCTCGACCAATGAGATCCTGAGCGAACGCGCGCGCGAATCGCTCACGACGCCGCCGCACCTGTCCGTGCTCTTGACCGACAATCAGACGGCGGGTCGCGGCAGACTCGGCCGCTCCTGGACAGCCGCGCCGGGCGCGTCGCTCGCCGTCTCGGTGCTGCTCCGGCGGCTGCCGTCAGGCGATGCGCGCGGCTGGATCCCTCTCGCGGCCGGGGTGGCGATGGCGGATGCGATCGCCGAGCAGCTTCCGGACCACGAGGTGGCTGTCAAATGGCCGAACGACGTGCTGGTCGACGGTCGCAAGATCTGCGGGATCCTGACGCAGGCGACGCACGATGCCGTGGTCGTGGGAACGGGCGTGAACACGGCGATGACGGAGTCTCAGCTGCCGGTTCCGACTGCGACCTCCTTCGCCGTGCTCGGCGTCGCGGCGGACGCCGATCGGCTGCTCGCCACCTATCTGCGCGGACTCGACGAGCTGGTCGCCGATCTCGCCGCAGCGGGCGACGCCGTCTCGAGCGGCCTTCATGCCGCGGCGAGCAGGCGCTGCGCGACGATCGGGCTCGACGTGAGGGTCTCGCTCCCGGGGGGCTCCGTGCTCGTCGGAACAGCCACAGCACTGGATGCCGACGGTCGGTTGCTGGTGCGGGCGGGTGGAGCCGAGAGGCCGATCTCTGCAGGCGATGTGGTGCACGTCCGGCCGGCATGA